Proteins encoded in a region of the Inquilinus sp. KBS0705 genome:
- a CDS encoding TonB-dependent receptor: MNFNSKATPTAWSKISKIILVMKLTAILIIAALVNVSAKSYSQIVSIKEKNVSVEKILRLIEKQTNYHFLYDKQDVSKAGGINIDVNKVTIAEALDKAFEDQPLTYKIFQETIVVKKKDETSTVKFAAVTVTGTVSDVKGPLPGVSVKLKGTSTGIVTDVNGKYSLTVPDGNGTLVFSFVGYTTQEVAINNRTTIDVTLAEMPQALSEVVVVGYGTQKRVDLTGSVGSVSSKSLQERPQTNLEQELAGKIAGVNVSTNSGEPGGNTRIRIRGYSSINTSTDPLYVVDGIVWTEGGNSINPNDVASIDVLKDASSTAIYGTRGANGVILITTKRGAKNRPSTISYDSYVSVSNMAKKIPVLNSKQFLQVEDESYANIKKYDPTGWASGKYADDDPKVIRTALIGKLFDANLNPLYDTDWQKETTRSAYSQNHNLSLTGGSETTNFGLFLNYADDQGIILNSYLKRYNARLTLDNQVKPWLKVGATLNYNAQDQRAGNYGTGGNNIPRMLIEMIPIIPIRYPDGSYGKRTDYPNMEGGDNPVAQANEIQELAKVRVFSGNGYANFNLLKGLEFRTVLGVTTSANYIPRFASGLVGGSTADQSYSSASIDEYNKTFWQWQTYFTYNTKFNKIHSLNVVAGAERQNFQQLRLYGSSRSLTDNYYQYYNLGAGSIPGLPISDYTAWQMQSFYGRINYSLADKYLLTVTGRADGSSRFGESVKYGFFPSAAFAWRASQEDFLKDNKTISDLKFRLSYGLTGNSEIGQYQSLANINTTNYVFGGQQSIGTTLRTIGNPLLQWEKTAEYDFGVSFGLFDNRITLDADAYLKKTQKLLLNAPLPETSGFTSVYTNIGKLQNKGLEFTLNTVNIKTKDFTWNTAFNISFLSNKILALGASNDDIFLDPNFLSQFNLMRVGLPAGSFYGYKVLGTWGTADATEAAKYGLLPGDLRIQDTNGDGKVSADDKVVLGKSIPDGYGTFTNNFAYKNFDLGVELQFNYGNQIMNLTKHSGQDRTGQANSYATVLNAWTPENQNTNIAENRPAYVRYQTEIYSTKVESGNFIRGRSVTLGYNFPQAVLSKIKLSRLRLYAQAQNLFVITKYTGYDPEVSTYNGNANFNQGPSSNFTQNIQFYDYPKPRTFLLGLNASF; this comes from the coding sequence ATGAATTTTAATTCTAAGGCCACGCCTACGGCATGGTCTAAAATTTCCAAAATTATTTTGGTTATGAAACTCACTGCCATTTTAATAATTGCAGCCTTAGTTAATGTTAGCGCCAAAAGCTACAGTCAAATCGTTTCTATCAAAGAAAAGAATGTCTCTGTCGAGAAAATTCTGAGGCTGATAGAGAAGCAAACCAACTATCATTTTTTGTACGACAAGCAGGATGTATCAAAAGCCGGCGGTATAAATATTGATGTAAACAAAGTAACCATTGCCGAAGCACTTGACAAGGCTTTTGAAGACCAGCCACTCACCTACAAAATTTTTCAGGAAACCATTGTAGTTAAAAAGAAAGACGAAACCAGCACCGTTAAATTTGCTGCTGTTACCGTAACAGGTACGGTTAGCGATGTAAAAGGCCCTTTGCCCGGTGTTAGCGTTAAGCTAAAAGGCACCTCAACCGGTATTGTTACCGATGTTAATGGTAAATACAGCCTTACTGTACCCGATGGTAACGGCACATTGGTTTTTAGCTTTGTGGGGTACACCACGCAAGAAGTTGCCATTAACAACCGCACCACCATTGATGTAACCCTTGCCGAAATGCCACAGGCACTTAGCGAGGTAGTGGTTGTGGGTTACGGTACACAAAAACGGGTAGATCTGACAGGTTCTGTTGGTAGCGTTAGCTCCAAATCATTGCAGGAGCGCCCACAAACCAACCTTGAGCAGGAACTGGCCGGTAAAATTGCCGGTGTAAACGTATCTACCAACTCTGGTGAGCCGGGCGGTAACACACGTATACGCATACGTGGTTACAGCTCTATCAATACCAGTACCGACCCGCTTTATGTGGTGGATGGTATTGTTTGGACCGAAGGCGGCAACTCCATCAACCCTAACGACGTGGCATCTATAGACGTGCTGAAAGATGCATCGTCTACAGCAATTTATGGTACACGCGGTGCAAATGGTGTAATTTTAATTACCACCAAAAGAGGGGCTAAAAACAGGCCAAGCACTATAAGTTACGATAGCTATGTAAGCGTAAGCAATATGGCAAAAAAGATACCTGTGCTTAACTCTAAGCAGTTTTTACAGGTTGAAGACGAATCATATGCTAACATTAAAAAGTACGACCCTACTGGCTGGGCATCGGGCAAATACGCTGATGACGACCCGAAAGTTATCCGCACTGCCTTAATTGGAAAACTGTTTGATGCCAACCTTAACCCATTATACGATACCGACTGGCAAAAAGAAACTACACGCAGCGCGTATAGCCAAAACCACAACCTATCGTTAACCGGCGGATCGGAAACCACCAATTTTGGTTTGTTTTTAAACTATGCCGACGATCAGGGTATTATTTTAAACAGTTACCTTAAACGTTATAACGCACGCTTAACTTTAGATAACCAGGTAAAACCATGGTTAAAAGTAGGCGCTACCTTAAACTATAACGCGCAAGACCAACGCGCAGGTAACTATGGTACCGGTGGTAACAATATACCACGTATGTTAATTGAGATGATCCCTATCATCCCGATAAGATACCCTGATGGCAGCTACGGTAAAAGAACCGACTACCCCAACATGGAGGGCGGCGATAACCCGGTTGCACAAGCTAACGAGATACAGGAGCTGGCCAAGGTGCGCGTATTTAGCGGTAACGGTTATGCCAACTTTAATCTGCTTAAAGGGCTCGAATTCCGTACGGTGTTGGGTGTTACCACATCAGCCAATTACATTCCCCGTTTTGCAAGTGGTTTAGTAGGTGGTTCAACCGCCGATCAATCGTACAGCTCGGCATCAATAGACGAGTACAACAAAACCTTTTGGCAATGGCAAACCTATTTTACCTACAACACCAAGTTTAACAAAATACACAGCTTAAATGTGGTGGCAGGTGCCGAGCGTCAAAACTTTCAACAATTACGCCTGTACGGTTCATCGCGCAGCCTCACTGACAATTATTACCAGTATTACAATTTAGGTGCAGGTTCAATTCCCGGCTTGCCCATTTCAGATTATACCGCATGGCAAATGCAATCGTTTTACGGCAGGATAAACTATAGCCTGGCCGATAAATACCTGCTTACCGTAACCGGCCGTGCCGATGGTTCATCAAGGTTTGGTGAGAGTGTTAAGTACGGTTTCTTCCCATCGGCAGCCTTTGCCTGGCGCGCTTCGCAAGAAGATTTCCTGAAAGATAACAAAACCATATCCGATCTTAAATTCAGGTTAAGCTACGGCCTTACAGGTAACTCCGAGATTGGCCAGTACCAATCGCTTGCCAATATCAATACAACCAATTATGTATTTGGCGGCCAGCAAAGCATTGGTACCACCTTAAGAACTATAGGCAACCCGCTATTACAATGGGAAAAAACAGCCGAATATGACTTTGGCGTATCGTTCGGGTTGTTTGACAACCGCATTACCTTAGATGCCGACGCTTACTTAAAGAAAACACAAAAGCTGTTGCTTAACGCACCACTGCCCGAAACCAGCGGTTTCACCAGCGTGTATACCAACATAGGTAAGCTGCAAAACAAAGGTTTGGAGTTTACATTAAACACGGTGAACATTAAAACCAAAGATTTCACCTGGAACACCGCGTTCAACATCTCGTTCCTAAGCAATAAGATATTGGCTTTAGGTGCATCAAATGATGACATTTTCCTTGACCCTAACTTCTTATCGCAGTTTAACCTGATGCGTGTAGGCTTGCCTGCCGGTAGCTTTTATGGTTACAAAGTATTGGGCACATGGGGTACTGCCGATGCTACCGAAGCCGCTAAATACGGCCTGCTGCCCGGCGACTTAAGGATACAGGACACCAATGGCGACGGAAAAGTTTCTGCCGATGATAAAGTGGTGTTAGGTAAATCGATACCTGATGGTTACGGAACATTTACCAACAACTTTGCCTACAAAAACTTTGATTTGGGCGTTGAGTTGCAGTTTAACTACGGTAACCAAATAATGAACCTAACCAAACACTCGGGCCAGGACCGTACCGGGCAGGCAAACAGCTACGCCACCGTACTAAACGCCTGGACACCTGAAAATCAAAATACCAACATAGCCGAAAACAGACCTGCATACGTACGCTACCAAACCGAGATATACTCGACCAAGGTAGAGAGTGGCAACTTTATACGCGGCCGTTCGGTAACGCTGGGTTACAATTTCCCGCAGGCGGTTTTGTCTAAAATAAAACTAAGCAGGCTTAGATTGTATGCACAGGCGCAAAACTTGTTTGTAATAACCAAATACACCGGTTACGACCCCGAGGTATCTACCTACAACGGTAACGCCAACTTTAACCAGGGCCCGTCAAGCAACTTTACGCAAAACATACAATTTTATGATTACCCTAAACCACGCACTTTCCTGTTAGGGCTAAATGCAAGTTTTTAA
- a CDS encoding DUF4974 domain-containing protein, producing the protein METSRLRLSYLFNCYYNKTATPQERDELFKIIAAGESDKQLSNLIRDAWESLHIDAPLFDAQKTDELLNNILKAESAPININRNNTLFLWLKISAAAAVLVFLGFGAYHFLGDGEQPVQKKIAKAKPVLHDALPGGDKAILTLANGQTITLNNAKNGTLAKQGGAVVSKTADGQLVYNIAGMADAAMPTINTIATPRGGQYQVVLPDGTRVWLNAASTLKFPTRFTGSLRQVEITGEAYFEVTKNAAMPFRVKTSRAQIEVLGTHFNVMDYSDESLMKTTLLEGSVNITTGNATNRLKPGEQAQVNATGNTKVVTDVDVDDEVAWKNGIFQFRDAGIDVILRQASRWYDVDVVYKGQIPKREFTGRIARNVKASELLNMLKYTGVDVGIEGKRIIVN; encoded by the coding sequence ATGGAAACATCGCGGCTTAGGTTATCGTACCTTTTTAATTGCTATTATAACAAAACAGCAACGCCGCAGGAGCGCGATGAACTTTTTAAAATTATAGCCGCGGGCGAAAGCGACAAACAGCTATCAAACCTGATACGCGATGCCTGGGAGAGCCTGCACATTGACGCCCCTTTGTTTGATGCCCAAAAAACTGATGAACTGCTAAATAATATATTAAAGGCCGAAAGCGCACCAATAAATATAAACCGTAACAACACCCTTTTTTTGTGGTTAAAAATATCTGCCGCAGCTGCGGTGCTGGTATTTTTAGGCTTTGGCGCTTACCATTTTTTAGGAGACGGCGAACAGCCCGTTCAAAAAAAAATAGCTAAGGCAAAACCTGTTTTGCACGATGCACTGCCCGGTGGCGATAAAGCCATTTTAACCCTTGCCAACGGGCAAACCATTACGCTTAATAATGCCAAAAATGGCACCCTTGCCAAACAAGGCGGTGCTGTAGTTAGCAAAACGGCGGATGGGCAATTGGTTTACAATATTGCCGGTATGGCCGATGCCGCTATGCCTACTATAAACACCATTGCAACGCCACGCGGCGGCCAATACCAGGTTGTGCTGCCCGATGGCACGCGGGTGTGGCTAAATGCGGCATCGACGTTAAAATTCCCTACCCGCTTTACGGGCAGCCTGCGCCAGGTTGAAATTACCGGCGAAGCCTATTTTGAAGTGACTAAAAATGCGGCTATGCCCTTTAGGGTAAAAACGAGCCGCGCACAAATTGAGGTTTTGGGCACCCACTTTAATGTAATGGATTACAGCGATGAAAGCCTGATGAAAACTACCCTGCTGGAGGGTTCGGTAAATATTACAACCGGTAATGCTACCAACCGGCTAAAACCCGGCGAGCAGGCGCAGGTAAATGCCACAGGTAACACTAAAGTAGTTACCGATGTTGATGTAGACGATGAGGTAGCCTGGAAGAACGGCATATTTCAATTTAGGGATGCCGGTATCGATGTTATTTTACGCCAGGCATCGCGCTGGTACGATGTGGATGTTGTTTATAAAGGGCAAATACCAAAGCGCGAATTTACCGGCCGCATAGCCCGCAATGTTAAAGCATCCGAACTGTTGAACATGTTAAAATATACCGGCGTAGATGTGGGTATAGAAGGGAAGAGAATTATAGTGAATTAA
- a CDS encoding outer membrane beta-barrel protein translates to MNKLKLTLITVLQLLVAGVYAQNSTGTHSFLLSIVNERKQPIDGATVKLLQHNNTLKTAVTNANGAVQFNSLAAGDYTFSITYTGYQPKISRTYRIPAEGRDSISLQPSNTALQEVSITAKTPMVIHQQGKVVLDVAASVSNTGLTLLEVLERSPGVSVDKNGGIALQGKAGVLVMIDDKPTYLSGGDLNNLLSSMSATQVSQIELIANPTAKYDASGNAGIINIKTKKSKVKGFNGSFTTSLGQGHYPKNTNSLVLNYRTGKVNAFFNYSLNYVKYYTDLYALRKYYDANGGVTATLNQTSWLPGTSLNNTIKTGMDYYITPKTTIGLVLTGTAVHRTGGNNAKATWLDADNMVDSAIVTTNSSTNRFKNGAVNANLRSSLAANQDIAVDLDYLNYNIPVEQTFKNQLLAPGGYTEISRGTIPTKINISSGKADYTLRLKKDATLQAGWKSSFTNTDNLASYQNLIGNQYVEDNSKNNHFIYKENIHAAYASLEKKFSKVTTQFGLRYEHTGYDANQLGNATHKDSSFSRNYGELFPSGYVSYQADTANSFTLTAGRRIDRPIFQNLNPFYFIINKYTYNTGNPFLLPQFSWNFELSHQYKNLLTTTVSYSKIQNYFSQIFLSDASDPAILLYTQGNVGGVYNLGVSEAVSVSPVSWWAVTAQAIFNHKQLKGFNGNTYTTEISQLNLNAVNQFTLGKGYVGEISGFYTTRARNDIQEVTYPTGQLSVGLSKPVLNKKGTLKLTARDLFYTNAMEGFTTFPNATEYFMLRRDTRVVTLSFTYRFGKTFKTAKRTGGSAADEMERVGNG, encoded by the coding sequence GTGAATAAATTGAAATTGACCCTTATTACCGTATTGCAATTGCTTGTTGCCGGTGTATACGCCCAAAATTCGACAGGCACCCATAGCTTCTTGCTTAGTATAGTAAACGAAAGAAAGCAACCAATAGATGGCGCTACCGTAAAGCTTTTACAGCACAATAACACGCTAAAAACCGCTGTTACCAATGCCAATGGTGCTGTGCAGTTTAACAGCCTTGCCGCCGGCGATTATACTTTTAGTATTACCTATACAGGTTATCAGCCCAAAATTAGCCGTACTTACCGCATCCCTGCCGAGGGACGGGACAGCATTAGCCTGCAGCCATCCAATACAGCCCTGCAGGAGGTAAGCATCACGGCAAAAACGCCAATGGTTATCCATCAGCAGGGCAAGGTGGTGCTTGATGTCGCTGCATCGGTAAGTAACACCGGTTTAACGCTGCTGGAGGTGCTCGAAAGGTCGCCCGGAGTATCGGTAGATAAGAATGGTGGTATTGCCTTACAAGGCAAGGCAGGCGTGTTGGTGATGATAGATGACAAGCCCACCTACCTATCGGGCGGCGACCTTAATAATTTGCTGAGCAGTATGAGCGCCACGCAGGTATCGCAGATAGAGTTGATAGCCAACCCTACGGCTAAGTACGATGCCAGCGGCAATGCGGGTATCATCAATATAAAAACAAAAAAGAGCAAGGTGAAGGGCTTTAACGGTTCGTTCACCACATCGTTAGGGCAGGGGCATTACCCAAAAAACACCAATAGCCTGGTGTTAAATTACCGCACAGGCAAGGTGAACGCCTTTTTTAACTATAGCCTAAACTATGTAAAGTACTATACCGACCTGTATGCGCTGCGTAAGTATTATGATGCCAATGGCGGCGTTACAGCTACTTTAAACCAAACGTCGTGGTTGCCGGGTACCAGCCTTAACAATACCATAAAAACCGGTATGGATTATTACATAACTCCGAAAACTACTATTGGCCTGGTACTAACGGGTACGGCGGTACACCGCACCGGCGGCAACAACGCCAAAGCCACCTGGCTGGATGCCGACAATATGGTGGATTCGGCCATTGTTACCACCAACTCCAGCACTAACAGGTTTAAAAATGGGGCTGTAAATGCCAATTTGCGCAGCAGCCTTGCAGCCAACCAGGATATAGCCGTAGACCTTGATTATTTAAACTATAACATACCGGTTGAGCAAACCTTTAAAAATCAGTTACTGGCACCGGGCGGCTATACCGAGATATCGCGCGGTACCATCCCAACCAAAATAAACATCAGTTCGGGCAAGGCCGATTATACTTTGAGGCTGAAAAAGGATGCCACGCTGCAAGCCGGCTGGAAATCATCCTTCACCAATACCGATAACCTGGCATCTTACCAAAATTTAATTGGTAACCAGTATGTAGAGGATAACAGCAAAAACAACCACTTTATATATAAAGAGAATATACACGCGGCCTATGCCTCGCTTGAAAAGAAGTTCAGCAAAGTAACCACCCAGTTTGGTTTGCGTTACGAGCACACGGGTTATGATGCCAACCAGTTGGGTAATGCCACGCATAAGGATTCGTCCTTTTCGCGTAATTATGGCGAGTTGTTCCCCAGCGGGTATGTAAGTTACCAGGCCGACACCGCAAACAGCTTTACGTTAACCGCCGGGCGTAGGATAGACCGCCCGATTTTTCAAAACCTCAATCCTTTTTACTTTATCATCAATAAATACACCTACAACACGGGTAACCCGTTTTTGCTGCCGCAATTCAGCTGGAACTTTGAGCTGAGCCATCAATATAAAAACCTGCTCACTACCACGGTATCGTATAGTAAGATACAGAATTATTTTTCGCAGATATTCCTATCCGATGCCAGCGACCCCGCCATACTGCTGTATACACAGGGCAATGTGGGCGGCGTATATAACCTGGGCGTGTCCGAAGCGGTATCGGTATCCCCCGTTAGCTGGTGGGCGGTTACGGCGCAGGCCATTTTTAACCATAAACAGTTAAAGGGCTTTAACGGCAACACTTACACTACCGAAATAAGCCAGTTAAACCTTAATGCGGTTAACCAGTTTACCCTGGGCAAGGGTTACGTAGGCGAAATATCGGGCTTTTACACCACCCGTGCCCGTAACGATATACAGGAGGTTACCTACCCAACCGGGCAGCTATCGGTTGGCCTGTCCAAACCCGTATTAAACAAAAAGGGCACTCTTAAACTTACCGCCCGCGACTTGTTTTACACCAACGCTATGGAGGGCTTTACTACCTTCCCAAATGCTACCGAATACTTTATGCTGCGGCGTGATACCCGGGTGGTTACACTATCGTTCACCTACCGCTTTGGTAAAACCTTTAAAACCGCCAAACGTACCGGCGGCAGCGCAGCCGACGAAATGGAACGGGTAGGGAATGGGTAG
- a CDS encoding RagB/SusD family nutrient uptake outer membrane protein produces MLTAWVSSCKKYLDEKNYSNFDKSNYFQNAGQAQTFVNGIYTSLYMFQNGDAYGESPFITIELFAGHATSLGQSVNNSNVINQRTDAVNPGFETVWRNSYSAIANANLAIEKIPAISMPDDQKKNLLGQAYFLRAFFYYHLVRLYGDVPLITKAVEVNSPELYPERSPVSAVYDLIISDLQAAKASGLPNTDQTGRVSLGAVKTLLASVYLTTAGFPLKKTENYAKAAAEAKDVLPLYTMFDNYAYLHDNQHKNQGELIFQSQFLVGVRDNPIPQLTLPFNLPVGAYGDHLGAMIPTNEFFNSYEPGDLRTQERQFYFSSYPQYGNPSKTVNFGVHALYKYFHVESAASSGISDENWTFLRLPEAMLIYAEASNEVNGPTTDAYAQVNAIRRRAKLPALSGLTKDQFREAIWRERYHELAYEDKAYFDIQRTHMVYDVKNNKFGPATSTPNEQGVTFKEQYYLWPIPQREISTNNKLTQNPGW; encoded by the coding sequence ATGCTTACAGCCTGGGTGAGCAGCTGTAAAAAGTATCTCGATGAGAAAAACTACAGCAATTTTGATAAATCAAACTATTTTCAAAATGCAGGGCAGGCGCAAACATTTGTAAACGGTATTTACACATCGTTATACATGTTTCAAAACGGTGATGCCTATGGCGAAAGCCCTTTTATCACCATCGAGCTGTTTGCAGGGCACGCTACTTCGCTGGGCCAAAGTGTAAACAACAGTAACGTAATAAACCAGCGTACAGACGCTGTTAACCCGGGTTTTGAAACTGTTTGGCGCAACAGCTACTCGGCCATTGCCAATGCCAACCTGGCTATCGAAAAAATACCGGCTATCAGCATGCCCGATGATCAGAAAAAGAACCTGCTGGGGCAGGCCTACTTTTTAAGGGCTTTCTTTTACTATCACCTGGTAAGATTATACGGCGATGTGCCACTAATTACCAAAGCGGTTGAGGTAAACAGTCCCGAACTTTATCCGGAGCGTTCGCCGGTTAGTGCCGTTTACGACTTGATCATTAGCGACCTTCAAGCCGCCAAAGCATCGGGCCTGCCTAATACCGATCAAACCGGCCGGGTATCGCTTGGCGCGGTTAAAACTTTGCTGGCAAGCGTTTATTTAACTACAGCGGGCTTCCCTTTAAAGAAGACAGAGAATTACGCTAAGGCAGCAGCCGAAGCTAAGGATGTATTGCCTTTATACACTATGTTTGATAATTATGCCTACCTGCACGATAATCAGCATAAAAACCAGGGCGAGCTGATATTTCAGAGTCAGTTTTTGGTAGGTGTACGCGATAACCCTATACCGCAGCTAACCCTGCCGTTTAATTTACCTGTAGGTGCCTACGGCGACCACCTGGGGGCAATGATACCTACTAACGAGTTTTTTAACAGCTACGAACCCGGTGACCTGCGTACCCAAGAGCGCCAGTTCTATTTTTCAAGCTATCCCCAGTATGGCAACCCAAGCAAAACAGTAAACTTTGGTGTACATGCATTGTATAAATATTTCCATGTTGAAAGCGCCGCCAGCAGTGGCATCAGCGACGAGAACTGGACCTTTTTAAGACTACCCGAAGCTATGCTGATATACGCCGAAGCCAGCAACGAGGTAAATGGACCAACAACCGATGCCTACGCGCAGGTTAACGCCATCAGAAGAAGAGCTAAACTGCCCGCGCTAAGCGGCCTTACCAAAGACCAATTTAGGGAAGCCATTTGGAGAGAGCGCTACCACGAACTGGCTTACGAAGACAAAGCCTACTTTGATATACAACGCACCCACATGGTGTACGATGTTAAAAACAACAAGTTTGGCCCGGCTACATCAACCCCTAACGAGCAAGGTGTAACTTTTAAAGAACAATACTACCTGTGGCCTATACCACAACGCGAAATAAGCACCAACAACAAGCTAACCCAAAACCCGGGCTGGTAA
- a CDS encoding fasciclin domain-containing protein, whose amino-acid sequence MKKSLFMVGAVLFFSAAANQVFAQTDTTKKTTTTTTTTTTTDGASDVVGALASNADYSTALTAVKAAGLDSALKTGGPYTIFAPNNIAFDNLGKGKLDSLEKDPVKLAAILKGHVVTGKYAKADIIKALNAGKGKATLTTLDGQTLTLSIKDSKLQLTNTAGSSAQVTLYDLIGANGVVNGINGILLPAGAK is encoded by the coding sequence ATGAAAAAATCCCTTTTTATGGTTGGTGCAGTATTATTTTTTAGCGCAGCTGCCAACCAAGTATTTGCACAAACAGACACAACAAAAAAGACAACCACTACTACCACAACTACCACCACCACCGATGGTGCAAGTGATGTTGTTGGTGCACTGGCCAGTAACGCCGACTACTCTACAGCATTAACCGCTGTAAAAGCCGCGGGATTGGATTCGGCCCTGAAAACAGGTGGACCTTATACGATATTCGCTCCAAATAATATCGCTTTCGATAATTTAGGTAAAGGCAAATTAGATAGCCTTGAAAAGGACCCGGTTAAACTTGCTGCTATATTAAAAGGCCACGTGGTTACCGGTAAATATGCCAAAGCCGATATTATTAAAGCCTTAAACGCGGGTAAAGGTAAAGCCACTTTAACTACTTTAGATGGGCAAACGCTAACCTTATCCATTAAGGATAGCAAGCTGCAGTTAACCAACACGGCAGGTAGTAGCGCCCAGGTAACCCTTTACGATCTAATTGGTGCCAATGGCGTTGTAAATGGCATTAACGGTATATTATTACCGGCTGGAGCCAAGTAA